A single region of the Halobacterium wangiae genome encodes:
- a CDS encoding MBL fold metallo-hydrolase codes for MPEQYPVRVETRAPQGETNAYLLGSPRRLLVDPARRTPALDAAVADVDHVAVTHAHPDHVGAVAEYAAETDATVWAHAAFADRFERATGVAADRVFRPGDELGDTGVTVFDTPGHAPDHVAFVEGREAVTGDLVFADGSVFVGATDGDMRAYLASLRCAYARNFDRLHPGHGPVVESPRERLAALYDHRRERERRVLAAVEVGAETVEAILDAAYDKDLSGVRDLAGQTVRAHLDKLAVEGRVEWDGAHAGPVED; via the coding sequence GTGCCCGAGCAGTACCCCGTCCGAGTAGAGACGCGTGCGCCCCAGGGGGAGACGAACGCCTACCTCCTCGGTAGTCCGCGACGACTCCTCGTCGACCCCGCGAGACGCACGCCCGCCCTCGACGCCGCCGTAGCGGACGTCGACCACGTCGCGGTCACGCACGCGCACCCGGACCACGTCGGTGCCGTCGCGGAGTACGCCGCCGAGACCGACGCGACGGTGTGGGCCCACGCCGCCTTCGCCGACCGCTTCGAGCGCGCGACCGGCGTCGCCGCCGACCGCGTGTTCCGGCCCGGCGACGAACTCGGCGACACCGGGGTCACGGTGTTCGACACGCCCGGCCACGCGCCCGACCACGTGGCGTTCGTCGAGGGCCGCGAGGCGGTCACGGGCGACCTCGTGTTCGCCGACGGGAGCGTGTTCGTCGGCGCCACCGACGGCGACATGCGCGCCTACCTCGCCTCGCTCCGCTGTGCGTACGCCCGGAACTTCGACCGCCTCCACCCCGGTCACGGACCCGTCGTCGAGTCACCACGCGAGCGCCTCGCAGCGCTCTACGACCACCGCCGCGAGCGCGAGCGCCGCGTCCTCGCGGCCGTCGAGGTGGGCGCCGAGACGGTCGAAGCAATCCTCGACGCAGCCTACGACAAGGACCTCTCGGGAGTCCGTGACCTCGCTGGCCAGACCGTCCGCGCACACCTCGACAAACTCGCCGTCGAGGGGCGTGTCGAGTGGGACGGTGCGCACGCCGGTCCAGTCGAAGACTGA
- a CDS encoding amidohydrolase family protein: MLELEHGFRVVDAHVRLHAGPGRPVRGNTIDAEDLEREMHQSGIVRAVVFPGPQKGEQGYLRANNAVARQAAQRPFIAFARIDGPRDPGDGATSKLRNLRSSRHEWQTSPEDIEQYAYDDRFHGFKLDPIQDGLPDDDVLDVMDDVGLPVLVHGGRGFPPSALEETLLGREFPVVLAHFGGHPLDRSLMHEAVAMLETHEELYLDTAAVRYRELLERAIVEHPDRVLFGSGAPAVHPNVAVMEVLTLDVTEDAMTKVFGKNPVRVIPGLDRE; the protein is encoded by the coding sequence ATGCTCGAACTGGAGCACGGGTTCCGCGTCGTGGACGCCCACGTGCGACTCCACGCCGGACCGGGGCGGCCCGTGCGCGGCAACACCATCGACGCGGAGGACCTGGAACGGGAGATGCACCAGTCCGGTATCGTCCGCGCCGTCGTGTTCCCCGGCCCACAGAAGGGCGAACAGGGGTACCTCCGGGCGAACAACGCCGTCGCGCGCCAGGCCGCCCAGCGCCCGTTTATCGCGTTCGCCCGCATCGACGGCCCCCGCGACCCCGGCGACGGCGCCACCTCGAAACTGCGGAACCTCCGGTCGTCGCGCCACGAGTGGCAGACATCGCCCGAGGACATCGAGCAGTACGCCTACGACGACCGCTTCCACGGCTTCAAACTCGACCCGATCCAGGACGGCCTCCCGGACGACGACGTGCTCGACGTGATGGACGACGTGGGCCTGCCCGTGCTCGTCCACGGTGGCCGCGGGTTCCCACCGAGCGCGCTCGAGGAGACGCTGCTCGGCCGGGAGTTCCCCGTCGTCCTCGCGCACTTCGGCGGCCACCCACTCGACCGCTCGCTCATGCACGAGGCCGTCGCGATGCTGGAGACCCACGAGGAACTGTACCTCGACACGGCGGCCGTACGGTACCGCGAACTGCTCGAACGCGCCATCGTCGAACACCCCGACCGCGTGCTGTTCGGGAGCGGCGCGCCCGCCGTCCACCCGAACGTCGCGGTGATGGAGGTGCTCACGCTCGACGTGACGGAGGACGCGATGACGAAGGTGTTCGGGAAGAACCCGGTCCGGGTGATCCCCGGCCTCGACCGGGAGTGA
- a CDS encoding trimeric intracellular cation channel family protein, with protein sequence MVTAFEAMNAVGLVAFAIVGSLKAVEAEFDVLGVGVLGVLTALGGGATRDVLVGRVPAMLQSTADVSFALLGVALAVLLARRVGTTLLDHPAVVVPDAIGLAAFATTGALVGHEAGVSPFGVVVLATVTGVGGGLVSDLLLQRVPFVLADDFYATCAVAGSVAFWVVVAADQSTAVAAAACAGSTLGLRLLAIRGNWRLPTVRLSAES encoded by the coding sequence ATGGTGACGGCGTTCGAGGCGATGAACGCCGTGGGCCTCGTCGCGTTCGCTATCGTCGGCTCGCTGAAGGCCGTCGAGGCGGAGTTCGACGTGCTCGGCGTCGGCGTACTCGGCGTGCTGACGGCGCTCGGCGGTGGTGCGACCCGCGACGTGCTGGTCGGCCGCGTCCCCGCGATGCTCCAGTCCACGGCGGACGTGTCGTTCGCGCTGCTCGGGGTCGCGCTCGCCGTGTTGCTCGCTCGCCGCGTCGGCACCACGCTCCTCGACCACCCCGCCGTCGTCGTGCCGGACGCCATCGGCCTCGCGGCGTTCGCCACGACCGGGGCGCTCGTCGGCCACGAGGCCGGCGTCTCCCCGTTCGGCGTGGTCGTCCTCGCGACCGTCACCGGCGTCGGTGGTGGCCTCGTCTCGGACCTCCTGCTCCAGCGCGTGCCCTTCGTACTCGCGGACGACTTCTACGCGACCTGTGCGGTCGCCGGGAGTGTCGCGTTCTGGGTGGTCGTCGCCGCCGACCAGAGCACTGCGGTCGCCGCGGCCGCGTGCGCGGGTTCGACCCTCGGCCTCCGCCTGCTCGCCATCCGCGGGAACTGGCGTCTGCCGACGGTGCGGCTCAGCGCCGAGTCCTGA
- a CDS encoding TetR/AcrR family transcriptional regulator gives MSDERTDTERELMAATGAALAEHGVAGVTTQKIADEWGRAQSLVHYYYDTKEDLIVAYVEALHERMADEYAEMADDPPLDRLEWSLVGGIDYHPDGSEQVNALYDLHGEAPHNERYRAALDDFEDAGRRFLETAIRDGVEEGTFRGVDPEAAATFLLSASDGVLLRTVSLRRADDAPLFRAGAERYVDEVLLTDEAREAWDGFAEGD, from the coding sequence ATGAGCGACGAACGCACCGACACGGAGCGCGAACTGATGGCCGCGACCGGCGCCGCGCTCGCCGAACACGGCGTCGCGGGCGTCACGACCCAGAAGATCGCCGACGAGTGGGGGCGCGCACAGTCCCTCGTCCACTACTACTACGACACCAAGGAGGACCTCATCGTCGCGTACGTCGAGGCGCTGCACGAACGGATGGCCGACGAGTACGCCGAGATGGCCGACGACCCGCCGCTCGACCGCCTGGAGTGGTCTCTGGTCGGCGGCATCGACTACCACCCCGATGGCTCCGAGCAGGTGAATGCGCTGTACGACCTCCACGGCGAGGCCCCGCACAACGAGCGCTACCGCGCCGCACTGGACGACTTCGAGGACGCCGGACGCAGGTTCCTCGAGACCGCTATCCGGGACGGCGTCGAAGAGGGCACGTTCCGCGGCGTCGACCCGGAGGCTGCGGCGACGTTCCTCCTCTCTGCGAGCGACGGCGTGCTCCTCCGCACCGTCTCCCTCCGCCGAGCCGACGACGCACCACTGTTCCGCGCCGGCGCCGAACGTTACGTCGACGAGGTGCTGCTCACCGACGAGGCGCGAGAGGCCTGGGACGGCTTCGCGGAGGGCGACTGA
- a CDS encoding glycosyltransferase family 2 protein: MDISVVVPTLNGRDALTASLDALATHAPDAEVVVVNGPSVDGTSGMARAHEAVDVLLELSERNLNASRNAGIAAVSGDVVAFVGQDTRIRDGWVGAVLDAIADGADAVTGPVHRSVEGGVTTESVERRTVCGREVTYFDGANVAFTRAAIEALDGFDEYLQTGAARDAAHRLAGMERDVAWARDTVVLREEKDDIVHRLPEDPEESAWGLKYRALAYRLVKNYGMGVRIAARVVRHAVGDALSVGADVARGNAKLTEWAAAGAAVVPNIWRGSQDGLSARMADRSPRRNPNGVSARMDRAVARYDR, encoded by the coding sequence ATGGATATCTCGGTAGTGGTGCCCACACTCAACGGGCGCGACGCGCTCACTGCGTCTCTCGACGCGCTCGCGACCCACGCACCCGACGCCGAGGTCGTCGTCGTCAACGGGCCGTCCGTGGACGGTACGTCGGGGATGGCCCGTGCTCACGAGGCAGTCGACGTGCTCCTGGAGCTCTCCGAGCGGAACCTCAACGCCTCACGGAACGCGGGCATCGCGGCGGTCAGCGGCGACGTGGTCGCGTTCGTCGGCCAGGACACCCGGATCCGGGACGGCTGGGTGGGGGCCGTACTGGACGCGATCGCCGACGGCGCGGACGCGGTCACCGGTCCCGTCCACCGCAGTGTGGAGGGCGGCGTGACGACGGAGTCCGTCGAGCGCCGGACCGTCTGCGGCCGCGAGGTGACGTACTTCGACGGCGCGAACGTCGCGTTCACGCGCGCGGCGATCGAGGCCCTCGACGGCTTCGACGAGTACCTCCAGACCGGTGCTGCACGGGACGCTGCCCACCGCCTCGCGGGGATGGAACGGGACGTCGCCTGGGCGCGGGACACCGTCGTGCTCCGCGAGGAGAAAGACGACATCGTCCACCGACTCCCGGAGGACCCCGAGGAGTCCGCGTGGGGGCTGAAGTACCGCGCGCTCGCCTACCGACTCGTGAAGAACTACGGGATGGGCGTCCGCATCGCGGCCCGGGTCGTCCGGCACGCCGTCGGCGACGCGCTCTCTGTCGGCGCCGACGTGGCCCGCGGGAACGCCAAACTGACCGAGTGGGCCGCCGCGGGCGCCGCCGTCGTTCCGAACATCTGGCGGGGCAGCCAGGACGGCCTCTCCGCACGGATGGCCGACCGGAGCCCGCGGCGGAACCCGAACGGCGTCTCCGCGCGGATGGACCGCGCGGTGGCGCGCTACGACAGGTAG
- a CDS encoding class I SAM-dependent methyltransferase, producing the protein MKGQEWYQATEVAEEYDEKRFSRGGRLIDRREKQAVLDALGPVEDKRVLEIACGTGRFTVMLAERGADITGLDISGPMLQEGRQKAKQSGVDDHLEFMRGDAARLPFPDDHFDAVFAMRFFHLADTPAKFLTEMARVAKDQVFFDTFNRFSTRSLYNWLLPMGSRLYGSSEVDGLVEGAGLHLADSEHDFVVPYGFYRAVPDWVAGPFRKGDTAIGRTPLGRPLASVSYWDARV; encoded by the coding sequence GTGAAGGGACAGGAGTGGTACCAGGCCACCGAGGTCGCCGAGGAGTACGACGAGAAACGGTTCTCTCGCGGTGGCCGGCTCATCGACCGCCGCGAGAAGCAAGCAGTGCTCGACGCGCTCGGGCCCGTCGAGGACAAACGTGTCCTCGAGATCGCCTGCGGCACCGGACGGTTCACCGTGATGCTCGCCGAGCGCGGCGCCGACATCACGGGACTCGACATCTCGGGGCCGATGCTCCAGGAGGGCCGCCAGAAGGCAAAGCAGTCGGGAGTCGACGACCACCTCGAGTTCATGCGGGGGGACGCCGCCCGCCTGCCGTTCCCGGACGACCACTTCGACGCCGTCTTCGCCATGCGATTCTTCCACCTGGCGGACACGCCGGCGAAGTTCCTGACGGAGATGGCGAGAGTCGCGAAAGACCAGGTGTTCTTCGACACGTTCAACCGGTTCAGCACGCGCTCGCTGTACAACTGGCTGCTCCCGATGGGGTCGCGACTCTACGGGAGCAGCGAGGTCGACGGACTCGTCGAGGGTGCGGGCCTCCACCTCGCGGACTCCGAGCACGACTTCGTCGTGCCGTACGGCTTCTACCGGGCGGTCCCCGACTGGGTCGCGGGTCCGTTCCGGAAGGGCGACACCGCCATCGGCCGGACGCCACTGGGTCGACCGCTCGCCTCGGTCTCCTACTGGGACGCCCGAGTGTAG
- a CDS encoding radical SAM protein: protein MNDPAELDVTLVDGYVDEPAHFGVPPYISTYPRYAAGAMVDAGVDPANVTYHTIDELRDDRSKWADVADADLFVYVGGMTVPGKYVGGTPAEPDEVRELAWVAEGTSVMGGPVRFGVGEENAGAQEMERSDLDFDFLAMADVEAAAYDLVSNGLEGFEDRYRDNDEIDRWGAKGAFVVEQHPNFPEYLICEMETSRGCAYRCSFCTEPMYGDPGFRSAESVVREVGNLYNAGARHFRLGRQADILAFGGDGEAPNPEALRRLYEGIREVAPDLGTLHLDNMNPVTIVDYPEKSREAIRIIAEHNTAGDTAAFGLESADPVVAEENHLLVSADECLEAVRVVNEVGGWRPGESPEDAPTFGEEATNRLPKLLPGINLVHGLAGESAETFEHNKRFLQRVLDEGLMLRRINIRQVMTFEGTEMAETGVELAENHKQLFKQYKTEVREEIDNPMLNRVVPPGTVLEDVHLEYHQDGKTFGRQLGTYSLLVAVPGERELGQTIDVAVTDHGYRSVTGVPYPLDLDSASMAELTAIPGIGDRTAGDILVDRPHDTTPTVDDADIAKFVR from the coding sequence ATGAACGACCCCGCGGAACTGGACGTGACGCTCGTGGACGGCTACGTCGACGAGCCGGCGCACTTCGGCGTGCCGCCGTACATCTCCACGTACCCGCGGTACGCCGCCGGCGCGATGGTGGACGCCGGCGTCGACCCCGCGAACGTCACCTACCACACCATCGACGAACTGCGCGACGACCGCTCGAAGTGGGCCGACGTGGCGGACGCTGACCTCTTCGTCTACGTCGGTGGGATGACCGTCCCCGGCAAGTACGTCGGCGGGACGCCAGCCGAACCAGACGAAGTCCGGGAACTCGCGTGGGTCGCCGAGGGGACGAGCGTGATGGGCGGCCCCGTCCGATTCGGCGTCGGCGAGGAGAACGCGGGCGCCCAGGAGATGGAGCGCTCGGACCTCGACTTCGACTTCCTCGCGATGGCGGACGTCGAGGCGGCGGCCTACGACCTCGTGAGCAACGGCCTGGAGGGGTTCGAGGACCGCTACCGCGACAACGACGAGATCGACCGCTGGGGGGCGAAGGGCGCGTTCGTCGTCGAGCAACACCCCAACTTCCCGGAGTACCTCATCTGCGAGATGGAGACCTCGCGTGGCTGCGCGTACCGCTGTTCGTTCTGCACGGAACCGATGTACGGCGACCCCGGGTTCCGGAGCGCGGAGTCAGTCGTGCGTGAGGTCGGGAACCTCTACAACGCCGGCGCGCGACACTTCCGCCTCGGCCGGCAGGCCGACATCCTCGCGTTCGGCGGCGACGGCGAAGCCCCGAATCCCGAGGCGCTGCGCCGCCTCTACGAAGGCATCCGAGAGGTGGCGCCCGACCTCGGGACGCTGCACCTCGACAACATGAACCCCGTGACCATCGTGGACTACCCCGAGAAGTCTCGGGAGGCCATCCGCATCATCGCCGAGCACAACACCGCGGGCGACACCGCGGCGTTCGGCCTGGAGTCGGCGGACCCAGTGGTCGCCGAGGAGAACCACCTCCTCGTCTCCGCTGACGAGTGTCTCGAGGCCGTCCGCGTCGTCAACGAGGTAGGCGGCTGGCGCCCCGGCGAGTCTCCCGAGGACGCACCGACGTTCGGAGAGGAGGCCACGAACCGCCTGCCGAAACTGCTCCCCGGCATCAACCTCGTCCACGGACTCGCGGGCGAGAGCGCGGAGACGTTCGAGCACAACAAACGGTTCCTCCAGCGCGTGCTCGACGAGGGGCTGATGCTCCGGCGCATCAACATCCGCCAGGTGATGACCTTCGAGGGGACGGAGATGGCGGAGACGGGCGTCGAACTCGCCGAGAACCACAAACAGCTGTTCAAGCAGTACAAGACGGAGGTCCGCGAGGAGATAGACAACCCGATGCTGAACCGCGTGGTGCCCCCGGGTACCGTCCTCGAGGACGTCCACCTGGAGTACCACCAGGACGGCAAGACGTTCGGTCGCCAGCTCGGTACGTACTCGCTGCTCGTCGCCGTCCCGGGCGAGCGCGAACTCGGCCAGACCATCGACGTCGCGGTCACCGACCACGGCTACCGCTCGGTCACCGGCGTCCCCTACCCGCTGGACCTCGACAGCGCGTCGATGGCAGAACTCACGGCCATCCCCGGCATCGGCGACCGGACGGCCGGCGACATCCTCGTCGACCGCCCCCACGACACCACACCGACCGTCGACGACGCCGACATCGCGAAGTTCGTCCGTTGA
- a CDS encoding SAM hydrolase/SAM-dependent halogenase family protein produces the protein MITLSSDFGSPYPAAMKGVLLQSTDARLVDVAHDFPRQDVRAAAFWLREVLPYFPRAVHLVVVDPGVGTDRAAVVVRAGRHAVVAPDNGVAIPAAREIAEDVEVFEVAVEDPASSTFHGRDVFAPAAADVHERGVDTFHEYGDYEPTDDYETLAFPDPDLAGDVLRGEVLVVDGFGNAITNVPGRVVADRFGDTASVNDERVAVERTYAAVERGERLLTVGSHGNVELAVNRGRGDNAFGVEPGSTVALAW, from the coding sequence GTGATAACGCTGAGTTCCGACTTCGGGTCGCCGTATCCGGCGGCGATGAAGGGCGTCCTCCTCCAGTCGACGGACGCTCGTCTCGTGGACGTGGCCCACGACTTCCCGCGACAGGACGTGCGCGCGGCGGCGTTCTGGCTCCGCGAGGTGCTGCCGTACTTCCCGCGGGCGGTCCACCTGGTCGTCGTGGACCCGGGGGTCGGCACCGACCGTGCGGCGGTGGTGGTCCGGGCGGGTCGCCACGCGGTCGTCGCGCCCGACAACGGGGTGGCGATACCCGCGGCACGAGAGATAGCCGAGGACGTCGAGGTGTTCGAGGTCGCCGTCGAGGACCCCGCGAGTTCGACGTTCCACGGCCGGGACGTCTTCGCGCCCGCGGCGGCCGACGTCCACGAGCGCGGCGTCGACACGTTCCACGAGTACGGCGACTACGAGCCCACGGACGACTACGAGACGCTCGCGTTCCCCGACCCGGACCTCGCAGGCGACGTACTCCGCGGCGAGGTGCTGGTCGTCGACGGCTTCGGGAACGCCATCACGAACGTCCCGGGTCGCGTCGTCGCGGACCGGTTCGGCGACACCGCGAGCGTGAACGACGAGCGCGTCGCCGTCGAACGGACGTACGCGGCTGTCGAGCGCGGCGAGCGCCTCCTCACGGTCGGCAGCCACGGCAACGTCGAACTCGCGGTGAACCGCGGCCGGGGCGACAACGCGTTCGGCGTCGAACCCGGGAGCACGGTGGCACTCGCATGGTGA
- a CDS encoding YkgJ family cysteine cluster protein → MNDLEAELDRASDLAVDELADAIETIGFECTRCGACCKSEEDDPHTATVFPDEVRELQSSSEGDDERDWRDVARPMPYGLDEDGSGETFEWALQTNSCGDCTFYEEDDDGRGACTVHDSRPLICETYPFSVALGGTSQPMGEAVDEAGMVRAHECEGLGRDISRADAESLAAALKERAVRELEEAIAVRDNFEPANPVPGEAVIHDSEGAKRPDGTEYGGQGGS, encoded by the coding sequence GTGAACGACCTCGAAGCCGAACTGGACCGCGCCAGCGACCTCGCGGTCGACGAGCTCGCGGACGCCATCGAGACCATCGGCTTCGAGTGTACTCGCTGTGGCGCTTGCTGCAAGAGTGAGGAAGACGACCCGCACACGGCGACCGTCTTCCCGGACGAGGTCCGGGAACTGCAGAGTTCGAGCGAGGGCGATGACGAACGCGATTGGCGAGACGTCGCGCGCCCGATGCCGTACGGCCTCGACGAGGACGGGAGCGGGGAGACGTTCGAGTGGGCGCTCCAGACCAACTCGTGTGGAGACTGCACCTTCTACGAAGAGGACGACGACGGGAGGGGGGCGTGTACGGTCCACGACAGCCGACCGCTCATCTGCGAGACGTACCCGTTCAGCGTCGCGCTCGGCGGCACCAGCCAGCCGATGGGCGAGGCAGTCGACGAAGCAGGGATGGTCCGTGCCCACGAGTGCGAAGGGCTGGGGCGGGACATCTCGCGGGCGGACGCGGAGTCACTGGCCGCCGCGCTGAAGGAGCGCGCCGTACGGGAACTGGAGGAGGCCATCGCGGTCCGGGACAACTTCGAACCCGCCAACCCTGTGCCCGGCGAGGCGGTGATCCACGACTCCGAGGGCGCGAAGCGACCCGACGGCACCGAGTACGGCGGCCAGGGGGGCTCGTAG
- a CDS encoding MFS transporter: MALRRTLSHRPFRRLWFGQLASRIGDSVHEIALIWVVYEVTGDPTLLSLTFAASFVPTVLLSLPAGAVVDRVNRKYVLVGSDLLRAATVLVIPFVGRGPLLVPTVLSVAFVTGVADAVDGPARGAFVPRLVPEADLDGANSLIGMTSSLSQVLFAAGGVVVAAFGSFAAFYVDAGTFLVSALFVATISSEHGVPDREGDAEGLGAVARNGASRMARDVRSVLGFVRERPVLRNVLALGVVLQFAVAPVNVALPVYAPRLPISDSVALGVLYSAFFTGMTAGMVGIGRFDDAVDAVRGRVIVAGMLAFGVCLAAGVVVAPDSLLVVAAVVGLFAVAGLGFAAATAPRVTLAQLLVPDQRRGRYTAVANTLGSGAFVVGLLVTGPLVGLVGARVTLVGVGVAAVASGVVVAFLPLGHVQDAVGTNETADESAPGSAADSGD; encoded by the coding sequence ATGGCGCTCCGACGCACCCTCTCCCACCGCCCCTTCCGCCGGCTTTGGTTCGGCCAGCTCGCCTCCCGCATCGGCGACAGCGTCCACGAGATCGCGCTCATCTGGGTGGTCTACGAGGTGACCGGCGACCCGACGCTGCTGTCGCTGACGTTCGCCGCGAGTTTCGTCCCGACAGTCCTGCTGTCGCTGCCCGCGGGCGCCGTCGTGGACCGCGTCAACCGGAAGTACGTGCTCGTCGGCTCCGACCTCCTGCGGGCGGCCACGGTGCTCGTCATCCCGTTCGTCGGCCGCGGCCCGCTGCTGGTGCCGACCGTGCTCTCCGTCGCGTTCGTCACCGGCGTCGCGGACGCCGTCGACGGCCCCGCGCGCGGCGCGTTCGTCCCCCGACTCGTCCCGGAGGCGGACCTCGACGGAGCGAACTCGCTGATCGGCATGACCTCCTCGCTCTCCCAGGTCCTGTTCGCCGCGGGCGGCGTCGTCGTCGCCGCGTTCGGTTCGTTCGCGGCGTTCTACGTGGACGCCGGGACGTTCCTCGTCTCCGCACTGTTCGTCGCCACCATCTCGAGCGAGCACGGCGTCCCCGACCGCGAGGGGGACGCCGAGGGCCTCGGCGCGGTCGCCCGGAACGGCGCCTCGCGGATGGCGCGGGACGTGCGGTCGGTCCTCGGGTTCGTCCGGGAGCGCCCCGTCCTCCGGAACGTGCTCGCGCTGGGCGTCGTGCTCCAGTTCGCCGTCGCGCCGGTGAACGTCGCACTCCCCGTCTACGCGCCCCGACTCCCCATCTCCGACAGCGTCGCGCTCGGCGTCCTCTACTCGGCGTTCTTCACGGGGATGACCGCGGGGATGGTCGGCATCGGTCGCTTCGACGACGCCGTCGACGCCGTCCGCGGCCGCGTCATCGTCGCCGGCATGCTCGCGTTCGGCGTCTGCCTCGCGGCTGGTGTCGTCGTCGCGCCCGACTCGCTGCTCGTCGTCGCTGCCGTCGTCGGGCTGTTCGCGGTCGCGGGCCTCGGGTTCGCGGCTGCCACCGCTCCTCGGGTGACTCTCGCCCAGCTCCTCGTCCCCGACCAGCGTCGCGGCCGCTACACTGCCGTCGCGAACACGCTCGGGTCCGGCGCGTTCGTCGTCGGCCTCCTCGTCACGGGCCCGCTGGTCGGCCTCGTCGGGGCCCGGGTGACGCTGGTCGGCGTCGGGGTCGCGGCCGTGGCCAGCGGCGTCGTGGTCGCCTTCCTGCCGCTCGGTCACGTCCAGGACGCCGTCGGAACGAACGAGACTGCCGACGAGTCGGCCCCCGGCTCCGCAGCGGACTCCGGCGACTGA
- a CDS encoding PPOX class F420-dependent oxidoreductase, with protein sequence MASIPAEYHDLFEKRSFLSFGTLSPDGKPHVTPVWVDYDGEHVLVNTARGRRKEQNLQQDERVGGCILDPDDPYRYVGFQGEVAEITTEGAVDHIDELAARYFDVDEYPHHGEEDGERVLVYIEPTRVLD encoded by the coding sequence ATGGCGTCGATTCCAGCGGAGTACCACGACCTCTTCGAGAAGCGCTCGTTCCTCAGCTTCGGCACGCTCTCCCCGGACGGCAAACCCCACGTCACGCCCGTCTGGGTGGACTACGACGGCGAGCACGTGCTGGTGAACACCGCCAGGGGCCGCCGGAAGGAACAGAACCTCCAGCAGGACGAGCGCGTCGGGGGTTGCATCCTCGACCCCGACGACCCCTACCGGTACGTCGGCTTCCAGGGGGAGGTCGCGGAGATCACGACCGAGGGCGCCGTCGACCACATCGACGAACTCGCCGCACGCTACTTCGACGTCGACGAGTACCCACACCACGGCGAGGAGGACGGCGAGCGGGTGCTCGTGTACATCGAACCCACGCGCGTCCTCGACTGA
- a CDS encoding MarR family transcriptional regulator, with protein MSTSTKNSQPPEDDDEFRERLRDLPPSAKLVAKVLEIDAPLSQGQLADESLLPDRTVRYALNRLDDEDLVDSRYSFQDARKQVYSLAD; from the coding sequence ATGAGCACGTCCACCAAGAACAGCCAGCCACCAGAGGACGACGACGAGTTCCGCGAGCGCCTCCGCGACCTCCCCCCGAGCGCCAAGCTCGTCGCGAAGGTCCTCGAGATCGACGCCCCCCTCTCCCAGGGTCAGCTCGCCGACGAGTCGCTGCTGCCCGACCGCACCGTCCGCTACGCACTCAACCGCCTCGACGACGAGGACCTGGTCGACTCCCGCTACAGCTTCCAGGACGCCCGCAAGCAGGTCTACTCGCTAGCGGACTGA
- a CDS encoding TRAM domain-containing protein, producing MEISDQLLCLFNAEVTVKDDEYVVEVPRSEIEAGSVDPGEVYRVALISRTESEDSTSTASSSSSSSSSSGADTTSTEPQPPVEQGEVRYVEIEDIGKQGDGIARVERGYVIIVPDAEIGERVKVEVTEVKSNFAVGEIIDETY from the coding sequence ATGGAAATCTCTGACCAGCTACTCTGTCTGTTCAACGCGGAAGTGACTGTGAAAGACGACGAGTACGTCGTCGAGGTGCCACGCAGCGAGATCGAGGCCGGGTCCGTGGACCCGGGTGAGGTGTATCGCGTCGCACTCATCTCGCGGACCGAGAGCGAGGACTCCACCTCGACCGCTTCGTCCTCGTCCTCCTCGTCTTCCTCGTCCGGCGCCGACACGACGTCCACGGAGCCACAGCCCCCGGTCGAGCAGGGCGAGGTTCGCTACGTGGAGATCGAGGACATCGGCAAGCAGGGCGACGGCATCGCGCGCGTCGAGCGCGGCTACGTCATCATCGTCCCCGACGCCGAGATCGGCGAGCGCGTGAAAGTCGAGGTGACGGAAGTGAAGTCGAACTTCGCGGTCGGCGAGATCATCGACGAGACGTACTGA